From Rhodohalobacter mucosus:
AAGAGTGGATCGGTGGTGCGACGGGGAAAATAACGAACTTGAAGCGACTTGAAAAAAGGTGTTCGCTGACTGAAGCGGCTCCTGAAGGTACCGAGAGGCGGATAAGGGGATAAAAATGGGATTCACAGTGGAGCCTGGCGAAAAGCCGGAGTGGATATAAAGATGGAAAACACCTTTAAATTAACGTTCAAAATGAAATGATTTTTAAGCTATAGAAGGTATTGATCCAGTGCTTTGTGGATAACATCGGGAATTTGTGGATAACTGACGTCCCTTATCGAAATCCCCGATTTTAGCACATTTGAAGGGGATTTTGAGCCCTGAAGGCTTTTTCTGCCCGATCTGAAAGAGTGGCCGGAGGGCTCTGGAAGGTGTCCGTTCATCAGGGTGAAACAGGTTGCAGTTTGACCCTGAGCCGCGCTGAAGAGCCGGTGTGGATAATTAAGGCTTTTTGTGGAAAAGTATTCATTTTTTTTCTTGCTGTCTCTTGCTCTCTCGGATATATTGCAAGGCACAATATTACGCTTCGGGCACACCCATTTGCCCTCCCCAAAACGTTATTTTTATCACCTTTTAAGAGTTAACCCGATTTATGCAATTTGAACGTCTCTACACCAAGTCTGACTGGAAGAATCCATATGGTAAAATCAAATTTGAAAAGCGAAAATCTGAAATAAAGAATCCTGACGGTTCGCTGATCTTTCAGATGGAGAATGTGATCGTGCCCAGCAGCTGGTCGCAGGTTGCCACGGATATCATCGCGCAAAAATATTTCAGGAAAGCGGGCGTACCTGCGAAGCTGAAAAAGGTGAAGGAGAAAGACGTTCCGGTATGGCTGCAGCGTTCTCAGCCGGATACCAAAGCACTTGAGAAACTGGATGAGGAGGAGCGGTACTCCCATGAAATTGACAGCCGTCAGGTTTTCCACCGACTGGCAGGGTGCTGGACCTACTGGGGATGGAAACACGACTATTTTAAATCCGAAGAGGACGCCAAAGCGTTCTACTCGGAACTCTGCTACATGCTGGCCAACCAGATGGCGGCACCCAACAGTCCGCAATGGTTCAATACCGGACTGCACTGGGCCTACGGCATCAACGGTCCTGCACAGGGGCACTACTATGTAGATGCGAAGACCGGCAAGCTCACCAAATCAAAGGATGCCTACACCCATCCGCAGCCTCATGCCTGCTTTATCCAGAGCATCGACGACGATCTGGTGAACGAAGGCGGCATCATGGATCTCTGGGTGCGTGAAGCGCGCCTGTTCAAGTACGGCTCCGGAACCGGTTCCAACTTCTCCGCACTGAGGGGAGAGGGAGAGCAGCTGAGCGGCGGCGGTAAATCGTCCGGACTGATGAGTTTCCTCAAGATCGGCGACCGTGCAGCCGGCGCCATCAAGTCGGGCGGAACCACACGCCGGGCGGCCAAGATGGTGACCCTTGACCTGGACCACCCCGACATTGAAGCCTACATCAACTGGAAGGTGAAGGAGGAGCAGAAGGTGGCCGCCATCGTGGCCGGCTCCAAGGTTGTACAGAAGCACCTGAAGAATATCATCAGCCTTTGCCACCAGCCGATCGAGATCGAGGGCAAGATGTACAACGGCGCCATCAGCCGCGATCCGCTTAAAAACAAGGAGCTGGCAACGGCCATCAAAAGCGCCAAGCGCGAGCAGGTACCGCTCAACTACATCGAGCGCGTCATTCAGCTTGCAGCCCAGGGCTTTACGGACCTTGAATTTGATACCTACGACACCGACTGGAATTCGGAAGCCTACAATACGGTGAGCGGTCAGAACTCCAACAACTCCGTTCGCATCCCGAACAGCTTTATGCAGGCGGTGATCGACGACAAGGAGTGGAACCTGTACGGCCGCATCGAGAAGCGGAAAGCGAAAGAGGAGAACCGTGATCCGCAGCCGATGCACACCCTGCGGGCGCGTGAACTCTGGGATCAGATCGGTTATGCGGCATGGTCGTGCGCCGACCCCGGTACCCAGTATCACGACACCATCAACGAATGGCACACCTGCCCCGAAGACGGCGAGATCAAGGCGAGCAACCCGTGCTCCGAGTACATGTTCCTCGACAACACCGCGTGCAACCTGGCATCGCTCAACCTGATGAAATATTTTACGGATGAGACCGGCAAGGAGTTTGATGTTGCCTCCATCCGTCACGCCACACGCATCTGGACCGTTGTCCTCGAGATCTCCGTTCTGATGGCGCAGTTCCCATCAAAAGAGATCGCGGAGCTCTCCTACATCTTCCGTACGCTGGGCCTCGGCTATGCCAACCTGGGTGCAGCGCTGATGGTGCAGGGCGTACCGTACGACAGTGAGCGCGGCTGCGCCATTGCAGGAGCCATCACCTCCATGATGCACATGAAGTCGTACGCTACAAGTGCGGAGATGGCCGATGAGCTGGGCACCTTCGAAGGGTACGAGCGAAACAGCGAACACATGCAGCGCGTGCTGCGAAACCACCGGCGCGCCGCCTGGAATGTAGCTCCCGAAGAGTATGAAGACCTCACCATCAAACCGAAAGGAATTGACGCCAATCTCTGTCCCGATTACCTGCTGAAGGCAGCCCGCGAAGACAGCGACAACGCGGTGAAAATGGGCGAGGAGCACGGCTTCCGCAATGCGCAGGTCACCGTGATCGCCCCGACGGGAACCATCGGGCTGGTGATGGACTGCGACACCACCGGCATTGAGCCTGACTTTGCCCTGGTGAAGTTCAAGAAACTGGCCGGTGGCGGATACTTCAAGATTATCAACCAGAGCGTGCCGCTTGCTCTCAAGAACCTGGGTTACAAGCCGAAAGAGATCGACGAGATTATCAAGTACGCCAAGGGTCACGGATCGCTGGAAGGCTGTCCGCATATCAATCCCGAAAGCCTGGGTGAGAAAGGATTCACCGAAGAGAAGATCAAGGCGGTTGAAGAGGCCCTGCCCGGAAGCTTCGACATCAAGTTCGCCTTTAACCAGTGGACCCTGGGCGAAGAGTTCTGCACCGAGGTGCTCGGTATCACCGAAGAGCAGCTTTCCGACTTTAACTTCGATATGCTGCGCTATCTCGGTTTCTCCAGGGAGCAGATCCAGGAAGCCAACGACTATGTGTGCGGCACGATGACCGTGGAAGGCGCTCCGTACCTGAAGGACGAGCACCTGGCCGTATTCGACTGCGCCAACAAGTGCGGACGCATCGGAACCCGGTACATCTCTCCGAAAGGCCATATCAACATGATGGCCGCGGCACAGCCGTTTATCTCCGGCGCCATTTCGAAGACCATCAACCTGCCCAACGAGGCTACGGTTGAGGACATCAAAGACGCGTACATGCTCTCCTGGCAGCACATGCTGAAAGCCAATGCGCTCTACCGCGACGGCTCCAAGCTGAGTCAGCCGCTCAACTCGATGAGCGACGTGCTCGAGGAGATCGAGGAGGAGGATGACGAGATGACCGCGGCCGCGCAGGACAAAGTGGTGCAGACGGCCGAGAAGATCATCCACAAGTATGTGGCGCGCCGTCAGCGTCTGCCGTTCCGCAGAAGCGGCTACACGCAGAAGGTGAAGATCGGCGGACAGAGCATGTACCTGCGAACCGGCGAGTACGACAACGGCCAGCTGGGCGAGATCTTTATCGACATGCACCGCGAGGGCGCGGCATTCCGAAGCCTGATGAACTGCTTTGCGATCTCCATCTCCCTCGGCCTGCAGCACGGTGTGCCGCTTGAGGAGTTTGTGGATGCGTTTGTGTTCACCAAGTTTGAGCCGAGCGGCATGGTAAGCGGCAGCCCGCACGTGAAGATGACCACC
This genomic window contains:
- a CDS encoding vitamin B12-dependent ribonucleotide reductase, whose protein sequence is MQFERLYTKSDWKNPYGKIKFEKRKSEIKNPDGSLIFQMENVIVPSSWSQVATDIIAQKYFRKAGVPAKLKKVKEKDVPVWLQRSQPDTKALEKLDEEERYSHEIDSRQVFHRLAGCWTYWGWKHDYFKSEEDAKAFYSELCYMLANQMAAPNSPQWFNTGLHWAYGINGPAQGHYYVDAKTGKLTKSKDAYTHPQPHACFIQSIDDDLVNEGGIMDLWVREARLFKYGSGTGSNFSALRGEGEQLSGGGKSSGLMSFLKIGDRAAGAIKSGGTTRRAAKMVTLDLDHPDIEAYINWKVKEEQKVAAIVAGSKVVQKHLKNIISLCHQPIEIEGKMYNGAISRDPLKNKELATAIKSAKREQVPLNYIERVIQLAAQGFTDLEFDTYDTDWNSEAYNTVSGQNSNNSVRIPNSFMQAVIDDKEWNLYGRIEKRKAKEENRDPQPMHTLRARELWDQIGYAAWSCADPGTQYHDTINEWHTCPEDGEIKASNPCSEYMFLDNTACNLASLNLMKYFTDETGKEFDVASIRHATRIWTVVLEISVLMAQFPSKEIAELSYIFRTLGLGYANLGAALMVQGVPYDSERGCAIAGAITSMMHMKSYATSAEMADELGTFEGYERNSEHMQRVLRNHRRAAWNVAPEEYEDLTIKPKGIDANLCPDYLLKAAREDSDNAVKMGEEHGFRNAQVTVIAPTGTIGLVMDCDTTGIEPDFALVKFKKLAGGGYFKIINQSVPLALKNLGYKPKEIDEIIKYAKGHGSLEGCPHINPESLGEKGFTEEKIKAVEEALPGSFDIKFAFNQWTLGEEFCTEVLGITEEQLSDFNFDMLRYLGFSREQIQEANDYVCGTMTVEGAPYLKDEHLAVFDCANKCGRIGTRYISPKGHINMMAAAQPFISGAISKTINLPNEATVEDIKDAYMLSWQHMLKANALYRDGSKLSQPLNSMSDVLEEIEEEDDEMTAAAQDKVVQTAEKIIHKYVARRQRLPFRRSGYTQKVKIGGQSMYLRTGEYDNGQLGEIFIDMHREGAAFRSLMNCFAISISLGLQHGVPLEEFVDAFVFTKFEPSGMVSGSPHVKMTTSVIDYIFRELAVTYLEREDLAHVAPEDILTRKLRPSEEDEIAEEVARRVTKKKVKPVSEEVTAAAAQQQQAADEAESDYDRAKQLGYTGDSCPECGSMTMIRNGTCLKCITCGSTTGCS